A genomic region of Trichothermofontia sichuanensis B231 contains the following coding sequences:
- the glgX gene encoding glycogen debranching protein GlgX, translating into MERVDIHPTHQHGQFKLRVGRPLPFGATLVPGGVNFSIFSSVATGCILVLFERHALQPMAEIPFPDEFRIGNVFAMIVFGLDYENIEYGYRIDGPYDPPAGHWCNPSQIVMDPYAKVIGGRDVWGKTPNWDDPYPHRARLAFDDFDWENDRPLEIPPEDQIIYEMHVRSFTRHPSAGVKHPGTFAGIIEKIPYLKELGITSIELMPIYEFDEFENSRPSPVTGETLYNYWGYSTVGFFAPKAGYAATGKFGMQVDEVKNLIKQLHKHGIEVILDVVFNHTAEGNEKGPVISFRGIDNKTYYMLTPEGYYFNFSGCGNTLNCNNPIVRNIVLDCLRYWAAEYHIDGFRFDLASILGRDPWGAPLANPPLLESLAFDPILAHCKLIAEAWDAGGLYQVGTFPAFGRWAEWNGKYRDTVRRFLKGDGGMVGDMAQRLQGSPDLYARAGRGPATSINFITAHDGFTLYDLVSYNVKHNEANGENNNDGSNDNESWNCGVEGETDDPGIIALRQRQMRNAIAMLLVSQGVPMILMGDEVGRTQYGNNNTYCHDNELNWLDWNLLQKNADLFQFVKHCIAFRRAHPVLRHREHFRNHDYMGSGYPDISWHGTQAWHADWSASSRTLAFMLCGKHAKNGSTPDDFIYVAMNMYWEALWFELPRLPVGLQWHVFANTGVAAPGDSCKPGQEPPLADQKGLLLGDRSVTILIGR; encoded by the coding sequence GCGTGGCTACCGGTTGCATCCTGGTCCTGTTCGAGCGCCACGCCCTCCAGCCAATGGCCGAAATTCCCTTTCCCGACGAGTTTCGCATTGGCAATGTCTTTGCCATGATCGTCTTTGGCCTGGACTACGAAAACATTGAATACGGCTACCGGATTGACGGTCCCTACGATCCCCCCGCTGGCCACTGGTGCAACCCCAGCCAGATCGTCATGGACCCCTATGCCAAGGTCATTGGGGGGCGAGATGTGTGGGGGAAAACGCCCAACTGGGATGATCCCTACCCGCACCGTGCCCGCTTGGCCTTTGATGATTTTGACTGGGAGAACGATCGTCCCCTGGAAATTCCGCCCGAGGATCAGATCATTTACGAAATGCACGTGCGCAGTTTCACCCGCCATCCCTCAGCGGGCGTCAAACATCCGGGGACCTTTGCGGGCATTATCGAGAAAATTCCTTACCTAAAGGAATTGGGGATTACCTCGATCGAACTCATGCCCATTTACGAGTTCGACGAATTTGAAAACTCACGGCCCAGTCCTGTTACGGGGGAAACCCTCTATAACTATTGGGGCTACAGCACCGTTGGCTTTTTTGCCCCCAAAGCTGGGTATGCCGCCACCGGCAAATTTGGGATGCAGGTCGATGAAGTCAAAAACCTCATCAAACAATTGCACAAACACGGCATTGAAGTCATCCTAGATGTTGTTTTCAACCATACCGCCGAAGGCAATGAAAAGGGTCCAGTCATCTCCTTTCGGGGAATTGATAACAAGACCTACTATATGCTGACCCCAGAGGGGTATTACTTCAACTTCAGCGGTTGCGGCAACACGTTGAACTGCAATAATCCGATCGTTCGCAATATCGTCCTGGACTGTCTGCGCTATTGGGCGGCGGAGTACCACATTGATGGCTTCCGGTTTGATCTGGCGTCCATCCTGGGTCGGGACCCCTGGGGTGCGCCCCTGGCCAACCCGCCCCTGTTGGAATCCCTCGCTTTTGACCCGATCCTGGCCCACTGTAAATTAATTGCCGAAGCCTGGGATGCCGGGGGCCTCTATCAAGTCGGCACCTTTCCGGCCTTTGGGCGTTGGGCCGAGTGGAACGGGAAATACCGCGATACCGTGCGGCGTTTCCTTAAGGGCGATGGCGGTATGGTCGGGGACATGGCCCAACGGCTGCAAGGCTCACCGGATTTGTATGCCAGAGCCGGTCGTGGCCCCGCCACCTCGATCAACTTCATCACTGCCCACGACGGCTTCACCCTTTATGACCTGGTGAGTTATAACGTCAAGCATAACGAGGCTAACGGCGAGAATAACAACGACGGCTCCAACGACAACGAAAGCTGGAACTGCGGTGTTGAAGGCGAAACGGATGATCCCGGCATTATTGCCCTACGCCAACGGCAGATGCGTAATGCGATCGCCATGCTCCTGGTCAGCCAGGGAGTGCCGATGATCCTGATGGGTGACGAAGTGGGGCGCACCCAATACGGTAATAACAATACCTACTGCCACGACAATGAACTGAACTGGCTCGACTGGAACCTTTTGCAGAAAAACGCCGACCTATTCCAGTTCGTCAAGCACTGTATTGCCTTCCGGCGTGCCCATCCCGTCCTGCGGCATCGGGAGCACTTCCGCAACCACGACTACATGGGCAGTGGTTACCCCGACATCAGTTGGCACGGCACCCAGGCTTGGCACGCAGACTGGTCTGCCAGCAGCCGCACCCTTGCCTTCATGCTCTGTGGCAAACACGCCAAAAACGGCAGTACCCCGGATGACTTTATCTACGTTGCCATGAATATGTACTGGGAAGCGCTTTGGTTTGAGCTACCCCGGCTTCCCGTCGGCCTCCAGTGGCACGTCTTTGCCAACACGGGCGTCGCCGCCCCCGGCGATAGCTGCAAACCCGGTCAGGAACCTCCCCTAGCTGACCAAAAGGGTTTGTTATTGGGCGATCGCTCCGTCACCATTCTTATCGGGCGCTAA